The DNA segment TAGTCTGTATCGCATGATTGTTAACAGAGAATGGGCAGGACATGGCAAACCAAAACGACTGGCTGAATTTCGAACAATTAGCCGACAGCAAACAAATCGATGAGGTAAAACCGCCGTCAATGTATAAAGTTATACTTAACAATGACGATTACACACCGATGGAATTTGTGATTGACGTCCTGCAAAAGTTTTTTTCATATGATATTGAACGTGCAACGCAGTTGATGCTTACTGTGCATTATAAAGGAAAAGCGATTTGCGGTGTTTTCACCGCTGAGGTGGCGGAAACAAAAGTCGCTCACGTCAATCGGTATGCGCGGGAGAACGAGCATCCACTGTTGTGTACGTTAGAAAAGGCCGGTTAACGGCCGCTTAAATGGGGGAGGTGCCTATGCTCAATCAAGAACTGGAACTCAGTCTCAACATGGCGTTCGCCAGAGCGCGCGAGCATCGCCATGAGTTTATGACCGTGGAGCACCTGCTGCTGGCACTGCTTAGTAACCCTGCTGCGCGTGAAGCGCTGGAGGCTTGCTCTGTTGATCTAGCCGCTTTGCGTCAAGAACTCGAAACCTTTATTGAACAAACCACACCCACGTTACCTAACGGTGAAGCCGAGCGTGATACTCAGCCTACGCTGAGTTTCCAACGCGTTCTGCAGCGTGCTGTTTTCCATGTTCAGTCCTCAGGCCGCAATGAAGTTAGCGGCGCGAACGTACTGGTCGCGATTTTCAGCGAGCAAGAGTCTCAGGCTGCGTATCTGTTGCGCAAGCACGACGTGAGCCGCTTGGATATCGTGAACTTCATCTCGCATGGCACACGCAAAGACGAAACTGGACAGGCGCCAAATGCCGAAAATCCAGCACCGGAAGAGCCTGCTAGCGGTGAAGATCGCATGGAGAACTTCACCACGAACTTAAACCAGCTTGCACGCGTCGGCGGTATCGATCCGTTGATAGGCCGCGATAAAGAGCTGGAGCGTGCGATTCAGGTGTTGTGCCGTCGTCGTAAAAACAACCCGCTATTGGTTGGGGAATCCGGCGTGGGTAAAACCGCGATTGCGGAAGGGCTTGCTTGGCGAATTGTGCAGGGCGACGTGCCTGAGGTGATGGCGGACTGCACCCTGTATTCACTGGATATTGGTTCATTGCTGGCGGGTACAAAATACCGCGGCGACTTTGAGAAGCGCTTTAAAGCGTTGCTCAAACAGCTTGAGCAAGATACCGATAGCATCCTGTTCATCGATGAAATTCATACCATCATCGGTGCGGGCGCAGCGTCTGGTGGGCAGGTTGATGCGGCTAACCTGATCAAACCGCTGCTGTCTAGCGGCAAGATCCGCGTGATCGGATCGACGACCTATCAAGAGTTCAGCAATATCTTTGAAAAAGATCGCGCCTTGGCGCGTCGTTTCCAGAAGATCGATATTACTGAGCCAACCCCAGATGAAACGGTACAGATCCTTAATGGTCTGAAACCAAAATATGAAGCTCACCATGACGTGCGCTATACCGCGAAAGCGATTCGCGCGGCGGTTGAGCTGTCGGTTAAATACATCAATGACCGTCATTTGCCAGATAAAGCCATTGACGTTATTGATGAAGCGGGCGCTCGTAGCCGTTTAATGCCGGTGAGCAAGCGTAAGAAAACCGTCAACGTCGCTGATATTGAATCTGTGGTCGCTCGCATTGCGCGCATTCCAGAGAAAACCGTATCAGCCAGCGATCGCGATGTGCTGAAAAGCTTGGGCGACCGTCTGAAAATGTTGGTGTTTGGACAGGATAAAGCCATCAGCGCGCTGACCGAAGCGATCAAAATGAGTCGTGCTGGTTTAGGTCAAGATCATAAGCCGGTCGGTTCGTTCTTGTTTGCTGGCCCAACGGGCGTAGGTAAAACCGAAGTCACGGTCCAATTGGCGAAAGCCTTGGATATTGAGCTGCTGCGTTTTGATATGTCCGAATATATGGAACGTCATACCGTTAGCCGTTTGATTGGTGCGCCTCCGGGATACGTTGGCTTTGATCAAGGTGGTCTGCTGACGGATGCGGTGATCAAACATCCTCATGCGGTTCTATTGCTGGATGAAATCGAAAAAGCGCATCCTGACGTCTTCAACCTGTTGTTACAGGTGATGGACAACGGCACCTTAACGGATAATAACGGCCGTAAAGCCGATTTCCGTAACGTGATTTTGGTGATGACGACCAACGCCGGTGTGCGTGAAACTCAGCGTAAATCAATTGGCTTTGCGCAGCAGGATAACAGCACCGACGCGATGGAAGAGATCAAGAAGGTGTTCACGCCAGAGTTCCGTAACCGTCTGGATAACATCATTTGGTTCAACCATCTGTCGACTGACATTATTCAGCAGGTGGTGGATAAGTTCATCGTCGAACTGCAGGCTCAACTGGATGCTAAAGGCGTTTCGTTGGAAGTGAGCGAAGCAGCGCGTTTGTGGCTGGCAGAGAAAGGCTACGATCACGCGATGGGCGCTCGTCCTATGGTACGTGTGGTGCAGGAAAATCTGAAAAAACCGTTGGCGAACGAATTGCTGTTTGGTTCGTTGGTGGACGGTGGCTCTGTCACCGTTGATTTGAGCGAAGATAAGCAGCAGTTAACGTATGAATTTTGTAGCGCACAGAAGCGTAAAGCCGAAGACGCCCTGCATTAACCGAAGTTTAAGAAGTAAAAGAAAAGAGCGCCAAAAGGC comes from the Hafnia alvei genome and includes:
- the clpS gene encoding ATP-dependent Clp protease adapter ClpS, whose translation is MANQNDWLNFEQLADSKQIDEVKPPSMYKVILNNDDYTPMEFVIDVLQKFFSYDIERATQLMLTVHYKGKAICGVFTAEVAETKVAHVNRYARENEHPLLCTLEKAG
- the clpA gene encoding ATP-dependent Clp protease ATP-binding subunit ClpA — protein: MLNQELELSLNMAFARAREHRHEFMTVEHLLLALLSNPAAREALEACSVDLAALRQELETFIEQTTPTLPNGEAERDTQPTLSFQRVLQRAVFHVQSSGRNEVSGANVLVAIFSEQESQAAYLLRKHDVSRLDIVNFISHGTRKDETGQAPNAENPAPEEPASGEDRMENFTTNLNQLARVGGIDPLIGRDKELERAIQVLCRRRKNNPLLVGESGVGKTAIAEGLAWRIVQGDVPEVMADCTLYSLDIGSLLAGTKYRGDFEKRFKALLKQLEQDTDSILFIDEIHTIIGAGAASGGQVDAANLIKPLLSSGKIRVIGSTTYQEFSNIFEKDRALARRFQKIDITEPTPDETVQILNGLKPKYEAHHDVRYTAKAIRAAVELSVKYINDRHLPDKAIDVIDEAGARSRLMPVSKRKKTVNVADIESVVARIARIPEKTVSASDRDVLKSLGDRLKMLVFGQDKAISALTEAIKMSRAGLGQDHKPVGSFLFAGPTGVGKTEVTVQLAKALDIELLRFDMSEYMERHTVSRLIGAPPGYVGFDQGGLLTDAVIKHPHAVLLLDEIEKAHPDVFNLLLQVMDNGTLTDNNGRKADFRNVILVMTTNAGVRETQRKSIGFAQQDNSTDAMEEIKKVFTPEFRNRLDNIIWFNHLSTDIIQQVVDKFIVELQAQLDAKGVSLEVSEAARLWLAEKGYDHAMGARPMVRVVQENLKKPLANELLFGSLVDGGSVTVDLSEDKQQLTYEFCSAQKRKAEDALH